The Vicia villosa cultivar HV-30 ecotype Madison, WI linkage group LG1, Vvil1.0, whole genome shotgun sequence genome includes a region encoding these proteins:
- the LOC131634888 gene encoding flavonoid 3'-monooxygenase-like yields the protein MSPWIIIFVTIAASILIYKLLNLISKPSSRLPPGPKPWPIVGNLPHMGPVPHHALAALALKHGPLMHLRLGFVDVIVAASASVAEQFLKVHDANFSSRPPNSGAKYMAYNYQDLVFAPYGPRWRLLRKISYVHMFSSKALDDFSHIRQEEVARLIRNLASSGSKAANLGQLLNVCTTNALARVMIGRRVFNDGNSGCDPRADEFKSMVVELMVLAGVFNVGDFVPALEWLDLQGVQGKMKKLHKRFDTFLTSIIEDHKVSKSEKHNDLLSTLLSLKEKDDEDGDKVNDTEIKALLLNMFAAGTDTSSSTTEWAIAELIKNPRLMVSVQKELDAVVGRDRLVTEMDLAHLPYLEAVVKETFRLHPSTPLSLPRVANESCEIFNYHIPKGATLLVNVWAISRDPKEWSNPLEFKPERFLPGGEKFDVDIKGTDFEVIPFGAGRRICAGMSLGLRMVQLLTATLVQAYDWELENGLLPEKLNMDEAYGLTLQREVPLLAHPRPRLAQHLYL from the exons ATGTCTCCATGGATCATTATCTTTGTCACAATTGCTGCATCGATTCTCATTTACAAGCTCTTAAACCTCATTTCAAAGCCTTCCTCACGTCTTCCACCTGGGCCTAAACCATGGCCGATCGTCGGAAACTTACCTCACATGGGCCCTGTCCCCCACCACGCCCTTGCCGCCTTAGCTCTCAAACACGGCCCTCTCATGCACCTCCGTCTGGGCTTCGTCGACGTGATAGTCGCCGCTTCCGCCTCCGTGGCGGAGCAGTTTTTAAAGGTTCATGATGCTAATTTTTCTAGCCGACCACCTAACTCCGGCGCTAAATACATGGCGTATAACTATCAAGATCTTGTGTTTGCTCCCTATGGCCCACGGTGGCGTTTGTTGAGGAAAATATCGTACGTTCACATGTTTTCTTCTAAGGCTTTGGATGATTTTAGCCACATTCGGCAG GAAGAGGTAGCAAGATTAATCCGCAATTTGGCAAGTTCTGGATCCAAAGCAGCAAACTTAGGACAACTGCTAAATGTATGCACAACCAACGCATTGGCAAGAGTAATGATAGGACGACGCGTATTTAACGACGGCAATAGTGGTTGTGATCCTAGGGCTGATGAGTTTAAGTCTATGGTTGTTGAGCTTATGGTATTGGCTGGAGTTTTCAATGTTGGTGATTTTGTTCCTGCTTTAGAGTGGTTGGATCTTCAAGGTGTGCAAGGCAAGATGAAGAAATTACACAAAAGGtttgatacatttttaaccaGCATCATTGAGGATCACAAGGTTTCCAAGAGTGAGAAGCATAATGACTTGTTGAGTACGTTACTGTCactgaaagaaaaagatgatgaGGATGGAGACAAAGTTAATGATACCGAAATCAAAGCTTTACTCTTG aACATGTTTGCAGCTGGTACAGATACATCATCAAGCACAACGGAGTGGGCTATTGCCGAGCTGATAAAAAATCCTAGACTTATGGTTTCTGTTCAAAAGGAGTTGGACGCTGTTGTGGGTCGAGACAGGTTGGTCACTGAAATGGACTTGGCTCATCTTCCTTACTTAGAGGCTGTGGTGAAGGAAACGTTTCGACTTCATCCATCGACGCCTCTTTCACTCCCACGCGTTGCAAATGAGAGCTGTGAAATCTTCAACTATCATATCCCTAAAGGTGCAACTCTGTTGGTTAATGTTTGGGCGATATCGCGTGATCCTAAAGAATGGTCCAACCCATTGGAGTTTAAGCCGGAAAGGTTTCTCCCCGGTGGGGAGAAGTTTGATGTTGATATTAAGGGAACTGATTTTGAGGTGATACCTTTTGGTGCTGGACGGAGAATATGTGCTGGTATGAGTCTTGGACTTAGGATGGTTCAACTTCTCACTGCGACTTTGGTTCAAGCATATGATTGGGAGTTAGAGAATGGGTTATTGCCGGAAAAACTCAACATGGATGAAGCATATGGGCTAACATTGCAAAGAGAAGTGCCTCTTTTGGCCCATCCTCGTCCAAGGCTTGCGCAACATTTGTACTTGTAG